The Marinomonas maritima genome segment CGCTTCAGAGGTGGTCGTTATGTCTAAATTGTTATGTGATTCCCTGTGGCGTGCGAGTTCGCCAGCGGCGCCTGTATTAACGTCATTAGAAGGGCGTTTAGAGGTTGATGTGGTTATCGTCGGCGGTGGTTTTACCGGATTGTCGGCGGCATTGCATATGGCGAAGTTAGGGATATCAGTAGCCGTTGTTGAAGCGCAGGAAGTGGGTTTTGGCGGTTCTGGTCGAAATGTCGGTCTTGCCAATGCAGGGCTATGGTTAGAGCCGGATCAGCTTGATAAAACCATTGGGGCGGAGGCAGGCAAGATACTCTATGACGCGCTGGCAGTTGCGCCTGATTATGTTTATGGCTTGATCGATGAATACGGCATTGAATGCGAAGCAACACGTCATGGCACCTTGCATGCTGGCGTAGGCAAGGCTGGACTGGTGCAATTAGAGCGACGTTATGAACAATTGGTTCGCCGTGGTGCGCCTGTGCAATTGCTGAATGCGGCGGAAGCTCAGTCTCGTATTGGTTCTGGGAAGTTCAATTCCGCATTGTTTGATCCGCGAGCGGGCACAATTCAACCTCTGGCGTATGCTCGAGGGTTAGCTGACGCGGCGCTGAAAGAAGGCGCAAAACTATTTGAATTCTCTCCAGTTAATAAGATTGAGCCAACACCAGATGGTTGGGCAATCCACACCGATGGTGGTGAAGTGCACGCTGAAAAAGTCATTTTGGCGACCAACGCTTACAGCGAACACGGTGTAAAAGAACAAGCGCGTAAATTTGTGCCGATTTTTTATTCTCAGCTGGCGAGTAAACCGCTGTCTGATGCACAACTAGCGAGTATTCTGCCTAACAAAGAAGGCGTTTGGGATACCTGTACTGTCATGAGTTCTTTTCGTCTTGATAAACAAGGGCGCTTAGTATTTGGCGGAATGGGAGGCGAAGGGAGTGTGTTATCGAACTGGGCCAGCCAGCGAGTAAAGGAATTGTTTCCGATTCTAAATAAAGTGGAATGGGACTATTGCTGGACAGGAAAAATAGCTTACAGCGAAGACCATTTACCTCATTGCCAGCAATTACAGAATGGTTTGTTTAGTGTTGCGGGTTACAGTGGCCGAGGCATTGGTCCTGGCACAGTGGTTGGCGCAGAATTGGCTCAATGGTTTGCTGGACAGCGAGACAGTTTGTCGATTCCAACCACTTTACTACGAGACATTCCTTTTAGAGAATTAAAACGCATGTTTTATGAAGTGGGTGCACACACCTATCATCTCGGGCAGCAGTCTCATGCTTTGGATTAGTTTGTTGTTTTGAATGGTTTATTAAAATGACAAAACGCATCCTTGTGGTGCGTTTTTCATTTTACTGTTTGGGAATAAGAGTGATGTAAGGTACAGTTATTGTCCTCCTGTTTTGTTAGTGAGTAACGCCTCCATGCGCCGTTATATCCCATCGTCAACCGCGTTAAAATGTTTTGAAGCCTCGGTAAGGCACTTAAGCTTTACAAAGGCCGCGGAAGAGCTGCACCTGACCCAAAGCGCCGTCAGTCGACAAATTCGAAACCTTGAAGAATTTTTGTCTCGTGACTTATTTATTCGATTAAATAAACGTCTGGTGCTGACAGGAACCGGGGCGGCGTATTACAAAGAAGTGGTTCCTTTACTTGATGGTATGGAAAACGCCTGCTTGCGCATGCTGCATCGCGAAGATGAGAAAACGACGCTCACCATATCGGCGTTGCCTACCTTAGCGTCTTATTGGCTGATGCCTCGCCTTGCCAAATTTCAACTTGCTAACCCTCAGTTCCAGATTAAAGTCCGTTCATTAGATGACGCTGCGAAGGTCGACCCTGAAAGCATTGATATTATTTTGCATTATGGCGGAGATCATTGGCCGCGAGCGATTTCTCATCAACTGATGCGAGAGCATGTGGTGGCGGTGTGTTCACCGGCGCTATTAGCGCGTATTGGTGATAAAACAATCGATGAATGGCAAGTTGATGATGTGACGCGTTTTCCATTTTTACATTTATCGTCGCGCATTAATGCATGGCCCGATTGGATGGTTTCTCAAGGGTTAGAAAGTGGTTCTTTTGCTGGGGCTTCTTTTGCACACTTTCATATGCTGCTGGAAGCCGCTAAAAACGGCATGGGGATTGCGATTATGCCGACAATTTTAGCAGAACGCAGTTTGCAAACAGGCGAGCTGGTAGCGCCTTTTGGTCAAGCGGTTGCAACACCTCACGAATACCTTTTATCTTATCCTGTAGACAAGGCGGATCTTGAGCAAGTGGTGATTTTTCGAGATTGGTTGCTGGCAAAATAAAATGCGTCGTTGAGGCTCCATTAATGAAACTAATAGCCTTTATAGACGCGCTAACCTGTAACAAAATTACAAGCCTGTGATAGTATCGAGTCATAATTATGATCAATTTACGGGGTAGATTAAGATGAACAAAAAGACCACCGCGCTCTTTATCCTTGATGGATGGGGATACAGCGAGACTTCTAAATCCAATGCCATTGCCGCAGCAAACACACCCAACTGGGACGCTCTGTGGAAAAATCATCCTCATACTTTAATTAAAACATCTGGCCTTGCCGTGGGTTTACCGGAAGGCCAAATGGGTAACTCCGAAGTCGGCCATATGAATTTGGGTGCTGGGCGTGTTGTTTATCAAAACTTTACTCGTATTGGAAAAGCCATTGAAGATGGTTCTTTTTTTGAGAATAAAGCCTTAGTTAATGCGGTCGATAAAGCGGTTACAGCCGATAAAGCGGTGCATATTTTAGGCTTGTTGTCTGATGGTGGTGTTCACAGTCATCACGAACAAATTATGGCGATGTGCGAATTAGCGGTAAAGCGTGGCGCAAAAGCGGTTTATGTACACGGCTTTACCGATGGTCGAGATACTCCACCGCGTTCTGCGAAAGCACCAACCGCTGAGCTAGAAGCGAAATTGGCGGAACTGGGTGTTGGTAAGATAGCGACATTAACTGGGCGTTATTTTGCAATGGACCGTGATAATCGCTGGGATCGAGTTAAAACAGCCTATGACGCTATTGTGCTAGGCAAAGGCGAGTTTCAAGCGAACTCCGCTGAAGAGGCCATCCAAGCGGCCTATGAACGTGATGAAAATGATGAGTTTGTAAAAGCAACCGTGGTGGGTAATCCGGCTCCAGTCCAAGACGGCGATGCCATTATCTTTGCTAATTTCCGTCCAGATCGTGCTCGTCAATTAACACGTGCTTTTACCGATGCTGGTTTTGATGGTTTTGAACGTGCGGTGTATCCGACGTTTTCGTCATTTGTTACCTTCACTGAGTTTGCGTCAGACATCAAAGCAGATGTCGCTTTTCCTCCGATTGCGCTGAGCAATACATTGGGTGAAGTATTGGCGAAACAGGGCAAGAAACAACTTCGTATCGCCGAAACGGAGAAATACGCGCATGTTACGTTCTTCTTTAATGGTGGCGAAGAGGCGTTGTTTGATGGAGAAGAACGCGAATTGATCCCATCACCCAATGTTGCTACGTACGATTTGAAACCTGAAATGAGCGCGCCTGAAGTGACAGATAAACTGGTCGAAGTCATCGAAGCGGGCAAATACGACACCATTATTTGTAACTTTGCCAACGGTGACATGGTTGGTCACAGCGGTATTTTCTCTGCGGCAGTACAAGCTGTTGAAGCGGTCGACGCTTGCTTGGGTCGAATTATCAAGGCGTTAGAAGCGAATGGAGGTCAGTGTTTGATCACGGCAGATCACGGAAACGTAGAGCAAATGCTAAGCGATGACGGTTCTCAGCCTCTGACATCCCATACTATTGGACCGGTGCCTTTGGTTTTGTTCACTCCTACAAAAGGTGTCGGCATAAAAGAAGGTGCATTGTGTGATCTCGCGCCGACTTTATTGGACATGATGGGAATGGAAAAACCTGCTGAAATGACCGGTGTGAGCTTGCTCACGCAAGCTTGAGGCTAGGATGATCTTATTATCTCGTTGTCTGCTTTTGTGTTTAATCTTGCTGCCCAGCCTTGGCTGGTCAGCAGGTGAGCCACAAACACCAGAGGAGGCTAAGCAACAAATTCAAACATTGCAGAAAGATTTAAAGAAACTTAATGGTTGGCTGAAGGATCTTAAATCTGAACGGTCTGATGTGGAAAAGCAGCTTGAAGGCAAAGAAAAAGATATTCAAGAGCTGCTTAAAAAGATTCAAGGTATTCAAGATGGCTTAAAAAAAGGAGAGAAGCAGCTAGGAGAATTAAGAATTCAGCAGCGCTCTCTTCAGTTAAGTATTCAGCAACAAAATGAACAAATAGCCGCCCAATTAAGGGCGGTTTATCGTTCCGGCAATGAAGAAAGCGTTAAGTTATTATTGAACGGCGACAGTTCGGAAGACGCTCAGCGTTTAGTGCAATACAATCGTTATTTTTCTAATGCTCGACAGTCTCTGATCAACGGTTTTATCAATGAAGTGAGTGATTTGAGTCTTGTTGAGAAAAGCATTCGAAGTCATCGTGCTCAGCAAGCGAGAGAAGAAACGTTATTAAAAGCAGAGCGTAGTCGTCTCACTGGCCAACAGGCCGATCGACGTAATTTGCTGGCCAAGCTAGACAGTGACTTGGCGAAGGGGGATAAACGCTCGAAGCAGTTACTGAAAGATCAGCAAAATTTACAGGAAATGCTACAGCGCTTAGAAGAAGTACTTGCGGATATAAAGATTCCTGATCAGGATGTGCCTTTTTCCTCGCAACGTGGCAAGCTAGTCCGTCCTTTAAGAGTGGTTGCTGAGCTGCCGATTGATGGAAGTATTAATTTAGGCGGAGTGACATTACGCGCCAAAGAAGGTGAACCGGTTCATGCTATTTTCCAAGGTAGAGTGGTGTTTTCTGATTGGATGCGAGGTTTCGGCTTTTTACTTATTTTAGACCATGGTGATGGTTACATGTCATTATACGGTTATAATCAAAGCTTGTTAAAAGAAGTGGGTGAATGGGTTGGTGCGAATGATACTGTCGCTATGGCAGGAAGCACAGGCGGCCGCCCTGATACTGCTTTGTTTTTTGCGATTCGCCATAACGGCACGCCATTAAAACCACTCTCTTGGGTGAACGCTGGTTGATTTACACGACACACTCAAACCCGCGGCCAGTAAAGAAGTAATAGGAATAAATATGATCAATCTACTGCGACAGCACATTCCCTTTTTATTTATAGTGTTATTCGCGCAGCCTGTTTTTTCTGCAGACACCCAAGAAAAATCCATTTTACCGACTGCTGAAATCCAATCTTTTGTTGAGACTTTTGAAACCATTCGTGAAGGTTATGTAGAAGTCTTGTCTGATGAGGATATTCTCAACAAGGCGCTAAAAGGTATGGTGTCAGGCCTTGATCCTCATTCAGAGTATTTTACAAAAAGTGAATTGGTTGATTTCAATGAGCTGACTTCCGGAAATTATGCGGGGATTGGTGTGGAAGTTGAAATGAGAGACAACCATTTGATAATCGTCACACCGGTTGATGCTTCGGCGGCAGCGGAAGCAGGGATTTTACCGGGCGATGTTATTATTAAAATTGATAATACGTTAATTACAGATCTGGGCATGCAAGATATCGTGACACTCATGCGCGGTGAAATTGGCACCACAGTGACCTTGGATATTGAGCGTGATGGGGACGTTAAACACTACGAACTCACCCGACGATTGGTCGAAGATAAAAGTGTGACTGAAAAGTGGTTAGACGATGGTATTGCGTATTTTCGTCTCAGTCAGTTTCAAGGTGATAGTGCATCAGAGTTTTATCAATCCATTGATAAGCTGGAGCAAGAAAGAACCATTAAAGGCGTTGTTTTAGATTTACGAAATAATCCTGGCGGTGTTTTGCAAAGTGCCGTTGGCGTCGTAGATGCCTTTATTGATAAAGGTATGATTGTTTACACCAACGGTCGCCATGAAATGTCTAAGGGGCAGTTTATGGCAACAAAGAAAAACACCAAACTTGGGACAGTTCCTCTTGTCGTACTGATAAATGAAGGGTCCGCCTCGGCCTCTGAAATTGTGGCGGGTGCTTTACAAGATCACCAGCGTGCCGTGATTTTGGGTACGGAAACCTTCGGTAAAGGCTCTGTTCAAACGGTGGTTCCATTGTCTAATGGCGATGCGGTAAAGTTAACTACGGCCTTGTACTACACGCCAAATGGCCGCTCCATCCAAGCGCAAGGTATCACGCCTGATCTTGTTGTCCCGCAAGCGACGTTGACGTTCGAAAAGGGACAGTTCTTTATTAAAGAAGCAGAACTTAAAGGGCATTTAGACAATGGTACGGGTGGTAAAGAGCGAACAAGCGCAGATGTGAAATCTGATATTAGTGAACTCGCACAAACGGATTTCCAGTTATTTCAAGCCGTTACTATTCTGAAAACTCTGCCTAAGCTAGTTCAGAAACAGTAATTTTTAAGTAAACGTATTTTTTTGGTAAACACTCGCTTGGTTGATTTAAAGAAAGTCTCTGTTGTTATGTTCTTTTTGTTTTCCTTATACGGGTGGGCAAATGAGTTGGATAGTATTGCTGACCGTGCGCAAACAGTAATCAGTAATGATGACGATGCGGTTCAACTTGAAGAAACTCAAATTATCGAACAAGAAACCCCAATTTTTTTTGAAGTACCTACCGTTCTTCCTGAGCATTTAGGTCCTTTAGTTGTTCCAAAAAAACCTTCCTCAGAGAAGGCGTCAGATAGCCCTGTCGCTTCTACTCCCCCTTTATTGCCTAACCTTCCAATATTGGATGAACCCCAGCCTTGGGTGCCAACGATGGTGCCTTTTTTGGATGCGCCGAGTCTCCATCAGTATGATTCTCATTCTAAAGACAAGCCTCTTTCACCGATCGTTAAGCCAGAGTTAGATCGTAAAGTGCCTGAGGGTAAGGTGATTCCCGCTAAAATACTGGCCGTTGACATGCATCCAAAAAGGGCAAGGATTGCCATTCTAATTGATGATCTTGGTTATAGTCGTCAAGGGATGGCGTCTTCTTTGGCGTTACCTTATGAAGTTGCTTTGGCCATTTTACCAGAAACCCCTTTTGCTCTACCAACGGCGTTAACGGCGAAAGAGCAGGGTAGAATCACTTTGTTGCATGCTCCAATGGAAAACCAGCGAGAGTTGAAATTAGGCCCTGGTGGCTTGTATGCCAATATGACCGAACATCAGTTAAAAGTGACGTTGAATAAGGATTTAGATGGTTTGCCCGGAATTCAAGGTGTGAATAATCACATGGGAAGCTTATTAACGACCAAAGCGGATTCGATGAAGTGGGTCATGGAAGTACTAAAAGACCGCTCTTTGTTTTTTATTGACAGTTTAACGAGCCCTAAAAGCGTGGCGAAAAAAATAGCCCAAGAATATGGCTTGAAAACAGTCAGTCGTGATGTGTTTTTAGATAACATTCGAACGGAAAAAGCGATTGATAGGCAATTTTCTCGCCTAATAAAGCTAGCAAGGCGTCATGGGAGCGCGTTGGCGATAGGTCATCCTTATCCTGAAACAATGGCATACCTTAAAAAGCGTCTTAACCATTTAGAAGCTGACGGTGTTCGTCTTGTTCGCTTATCTGACGTACTTGAGACAATGCCTCAGCATACCAAAGAGTAATTCACACTTTATGTTTTTATTGGGCCGGAGTTTTTTGATAAAAAATAAGAGTTTTTTTTAATTTTTGTTTTTCTTTTTGTAATACATTGTATAAGTAGCCTGACCTATTGTGGTTGCTACATATATCCCTTGATATAAATTTTTACATACCACTTCCAATTTTTGTGCTTACTCAGTGCGAAACACCCCTTCTATAAGTACAAAAAACTATAAAAAACACGTTGAACAGTGTTTTATTTCGCCTTTTTAAAAGCAAATAGAATTTTGTTTACGTTTTTTACATTATTTGTGCGCACTACTATTGACCAAAGATTAGTCTAATATTACTGTGTAGCCTTGTTGCGGTGCACATTTTTTGAATACTTGCTGCGAAAGTTCCATAATTTATACCTTTCCATGAGGACTATAATTTTTTGGAACACTTCTTGCTTTTGAATAATAACGATAAAACACAAAACGAGTAGAGGCTTTTCTTATGTCAAATGCGGTTATTAAAAAAACATTAATATCTCTTGCTGTTGCTGGAGCGGTAACAATGGCTCATGCAGATGTGGTCATTGGTGTGGCGGGTCCACATACAGGCGCTTATGCAGCATTCGGTGAGCAATTGTGGAAAGGGGCTGAAAAAGCAGCAGCAGACATCAATGCTGCGGGCGGCCTTAATGGTGAAATGATCAAGCTTATAAAAGCGGATGATGCTTGTGAACCTAAGCAAGCCGTTTCTATTGCTAACCGTCTTGTCGATTCCGATGGTGCGTTAGCGGTTGTCGGTCATTTCTGTTCATCTTCATCTATTCCAGCGTCAAGAATTTATGAAGAAGCGGGCGTTCTAATGGTAACACCTGCCTCTACAGCTCCTATGCTTACCGATCAAGGTTTTCCTAACGTTTACCGAGTATGTGGTCGTGATGACCAGCAAGGCGACGTAGCAGCAAGCTACATTGTTGATACTCTAGGTGCTAAACGTGTTGCGGTTATTCACGATAAAGATACTTATGGTAAAGGTCTTGCTGATGCCATGAAATCAACTCTTAACGCTTACGGCTTAAAAGAAGTGATGTACGAAGGTCTAACGCGTGGCGAAAAAGATTTCAACGCGGTTATCACGAAAATTCGCTCAGTTGATGCTGATGTTGTTTATTTCGGTGGTCTCCATTCCGAAGCTGGCCCACTAGTTCGTCAGTTACGTGAACAAGGCTCTAAAGCCATCTTTATGTCAGGTGACGGTATCGTTTCTGACGAGTTTGTGTCTGTTGCGGGTTCTCCTGAATATGTTGAGGGCGTATTGATGACCTTTGGTGCAAGCCCAACGTCATACCCAGCGGGCAAAAAAGTAATCAAAGAGTTCCGTGATGGCGGTTATGAGCCAGAAGGTTATACGCTTTACTCTTATACTGCGATGCAAGTCGTTGCTGCAGCACTATCTAATAACAACTTAGATCCAGTGAAAGCCTCTGAATGGTTGAAGTCTAATTCTGTTAGTACCGTAATGGGTAAGAAAGACTTTGATGAAAAAGGCGATTTGACCGTTTCTGATTACGTTATGTATGAGTGGGATGCTCAAGGTAAATATCATCAAGTAAACTAATTTCTATTTAGTTTAATTCACTTTTTTACTGGCATAAGGATAGTGCCAGTAAACAAGTCCTCTCTATTTTAGCTAAAACTCCCACGAGGTCTTACAATGGATATCGTTCTCCAGCAGTTGGTAAACGGTCTTACCCTTGGCTCTGTTTATGGGCTCATTGCGATCGGTTACACTATGGTATACGGCATTATTGGCATGATTAACTTCGCCCATGGTGATGTTTACATGGTGTCTGCATATATCACGGCTATTGCCATTGCTCTTTTAACATTTTTCGGTATCGAATCTTTCCCTATCATTATCATCGGCACGTTATTTTTAACGGTTGCTGTGACAGGTGCTTACGGTTGGGTGATCGAGCGTATTGCATACCGTCCATTGCGTAACTCTAGCCGCTTAGCCGTATTGATTTCGGCGATAGGTATGTCTCTTATTTTACAGAACTATGTACAACTTAGTCAGGGGGCTAACCAACAAGGTGTACCTACTCTTTTGACTGGCGCTATCCGCTTTACGGTGGGTGATGGTTTTGTACAAATTACTTATATGAAATTGCTTATTTTGTTTATTTCCCTTTTGGGAATGGGCATATTGACTTACGTTATTCAAAAAACAAAGTTAGGCCGTATGTGTCGTGCCACTCAGCAAGACCGAAAAATGGCTTCTATTTTGGGAATAGACACGGATAAAGTTATTTCAACCGTTTTTGTTATTGGTGCCATGATGGCCGCCTTAGCGGGTGTGCTTATAACGCTCGATTATGGTGCATTTGATTTCTATGTCGGCTTTATTATTGGCATTAAAGCCTTTACTGCTGCGGTATTGGGTGGTATCGGCTCGTTACCTGGTGCTATGTTAGGTGGACTTATTCTTGGCTTGTCCGAAGCCTTGTTTGCTGGATTGATCAGCTCTGATTATAAAGATGTCTTCTCATTCTCTTTATTGGTTCTCATTCTGATTATTCGCCCAAGTGGCCTTCTAGGCAAACCTGAAGTGGAGAAAGTATAAATGAGCCAAGCAGTTGGAATAAATTTTAAGAAAAGTAGCATTGATTCGCTCGTTGCGGGTTTTTTAGCGCTCATCTTGTTTGGCCCTATTGTTGGGGTGCTGCTGGATGGTTATGACTTTGATTTTGAATTTGACAAAGTGGCCTGGATGGTCGCGATTGTTGTTGTTGGGCGTTTTGCTATCTCTAGCTTTTTTCAGACAGAAAAAGGCGTTGCAATGGCATTTCGCTATGCTAGCAACGATGATGGCGCAACGGTTCTCGCGCCTGGGCATAAATCGAAGATGGTATGGATTATCCCATTGGTGATTGCGGTAGGACTTTTAGTCCCTTTCATTGCTTCTAAATACGTACTTACGGTGGTTATCTTAGGGTTAATCTACGTACTACTTGGCCTTGGTCTTAATATCGTTGTGGGCCTTGCAGGCTTACTGGATTTGGGCTTCGTTGGCTTTTACGCTATTGGGGCTTATGGTTTAGCATTGGGTTATGAAAACCTAGGGCTTGGTTTTTGGTCAATGTTACCGATTGCCGCTCTTTTAGCGGCATTTGCAGGGGCAATACTGGGCTTTCCAGTGTTACGTATGCACGGCGATTACTTGGCGATTGTTACCCTTGGTTTTGGGGAAATTATTCGTCTTGTATTAACCAACTGGGCGTCGTTTACTCATGGGCCTAATGGTATTTCTGCACCGTTACCAACGCTATTCGGACTCGAATTCAAGCGTCGTTCTAGTGATGGTCAAACCTTCCATGAATTTTTTAATCTTCCGTACGATTCTGCCTACAAATATATGTTTATATATTTGGTCTTATTCGCTGTTGTCTGGGCGGTTCTTTTTATCAAGCATCGCTTGGTGAAAATGCCGATAGGCCGTGCTTGGGAAGCACTTCGTGAAGATGAAATTGCTTGTCGTTCACTTGGTTTGAATCATGTATTGGTAAAACTTTCTGCCTTCATGTTGGGTGCGTCAACAGGTGGTTTAGCGGGTGTGTTTTTTGCTACCTACCAAGGTTTTGTTAATCCGTCTTCCTTTACTTTCTTTGAGTCTGCGTTAATTCTTGCCATTGTTGTTTTGGGCGGTATGGGCTCAACGTTGGGGGTGGTTATTGCCGCTTTCTGTCTTACTGTTTTACCTGAAGTATTAAGAGAGTTCGCCGAGTACCGTGTCTTAATGTTTGGTATTTTGATGGTAGTAATGATGGTTTGGAAACCTCGCGGTATTGTTCGTGTAACGCGAACCGGTTTTGCAACGAGAAAAGGGGCAGTGAAATGAGCCAAGAACATGTCTTAAAAGTAGAAAACTTGGTGATGCACTTTGGCGGTATTAAAGCGTTAAATGATGTGACCTTTGATATAAAGCGTGGCTCCGTATCTGCCTTGATTGGACCAAATGGGGCAGGTAAAACAACGGTATTTAACTGTCTTACAGGTTTCTATAAAGCAACGGGTGGTAAAATTTTACTGTCCGCCGCAGGAAAAGAAACCAGCATAATCAAAGTGTTGGGAGAGCCTTTCCAGCCAACAGACTTTTTATCTCCCTTTGCTTTCTTTCGTCGCCTTAAGTACAAAATGTTTGGTGGTTCGCATTTAGTGAATCGTGCTGGGTTATCTCGGACTTTTCAAAATATTCGATTGTTTAAAGAAATGTCTGTTGTGGAAAACTTATTGGTTGCTCAGCATATGCGAGTCAATCGCAGTTTGATTTCAGGCATTTTAAATACCAAGGCATATAGGAAGTCTGAGGAAGAAGCATTAGAACGTGTGTTCTATTGGTTGGGTGTCGTGGATCTTGTAGATTCAGCGAATCGCTTAGCAGGAGAGCTTTCTTATGGTCAGCAGCGTCGTTTAGAAATTGCTCGTGCTATGTGTACGAATCCTGAGATCGTTTGCTTGGATGAGCCTGCGGCGGGTTTAAACCCTTCTGAAACCGAAGCACTTACCAAAATGATCCGTGTTTTACGTGACCAGCACAATACAACAGTGCTGTTAATAGAGCACGACATGGGGATGGTTATGGACATCTCGGACTATATTGTTGTATTGGATCACGGTGAAGTCATCGCAAAAGGTGGTCCTGATGACATTAAAAACGACCCGAAAGTCATTGCTGCTTATCTTGGTGCAGAAGAAGATGATGAAGAGGTGACACTATGACATCTTTGATGGAATTTAAAGAGGTTGATGTCCATTACGGGCCAATCCAAGCGTTAAAAAAAGTTTCTTTAACGATCAATGAAGGTGAAATTGTTACCTTGATTGGAGCAAATGGTGCGGGTAAGTCGACGTTACTAATGTCTATTTTTGGACAGCCACGTATTTCTTCTGGAGAAATTATTTATCGTGGTGAGGATATTTCACAAAAATCTGCGCATTATGTTGCGTCGAATGGTCT includes the following:
- a CDS encoding NAD(P)/FAD-dependent oxidoreductase is translated as MSKLLCDSLWRASSPAAPVLTSLEGRLEVDVVIVGGGFTGLSAALHMAKLGISVAVVEAQEVGFGGSGRNVGLANAGLWLEPDQLDKTIGAEAGKILYDALAVAPDYVYGLIDEYGIECEATRHGTLHAGVGKAGLVQLERRYEQLVRRGAPVQLLNAAEAQSRIGSGKFNSALFDPRAGTIQPLAYARGLADAALKEGAKLFEFSPVNKIEPTPDGWAIHTDGGEVHAEKVILATNAYSEHGVKEQARKFVPIFYSQLASKPLSDAQLASILPNKEGVWDTCTVMSSFRLDKQGRLVFGGMGGEGSVLSNWASQRVKELFPILNKVEWDYCWTGKIAYSEDHLPHCQQLQNGLFSVAGYSGRGIGPGTVVGAELAQWFAGQRDSLSIPTTLLRDIPFRELKRMFYEVGAHTYHLGQQSHALD
- a CDS encoding LysR substrate-binding domain-containing protein, coding for MRRYIPSSTALKCFEASVRHLSFTKAAEELHLTQSAVSRQIRNLEEFLSRDLFIRLNKRLVLTGTGAAYYKEVVPLLDGMENACLRMLHREDEKTTLTISALPTLASYWLMPRLAKFQLANPQFQIKVRSLDDAAKVDPESIDIILHYGGDHWPRAISHQLMREHVVAVCSPALLARIGDKTIDEWQVDDVTRFPFLHLSSRINAWPDWMVSQGLESGSFAGASFAHFHMLLEAAKNGMGIAIMPTILAERSLQTGELVAPFGQAVATPHEYLLSYPVDKADLEQVVIFRDWLLAK
- the gpmI gene encoding 2,3-bisphosphoglycerate-independent phosphoglycerate mutase is translated as MNKKTTALFILDGWGYSETSKSNAIAAANTPNWDALWKNHPHTLIKTSGLAVGLPEGQMGNSEVGHMNLGAGRVVYQNFTRIGKAIEDGSFFENKALVNAVDKAVTADKAVHILGLLSDGGVHSHHEQIMAMCELAVKRGAKAVYVHGFTDGRDTPPRSAKAPTAELEAKLAELGVGKIATLTGRYFAMDRDNRWDRVKTAYDAIVLGKGEFQANSAEEAIQAAYERDENDEFVKATVVGNPAPVQDGDAIIFANFRPDRARQLTRAFTDAGFDGFERAVYPTFSSFVTFTEFASDIKADVAFPPIALSNTLGEVLAKQGKKQLRIAETEKYAHVTFFFNGGEEALFDGEERELIPSPNVATYDLKPEMSAPEVTDKLVEVIEAGKYDTIICNFANGDMVGHSGIFSAAVQAVEAVDACLGRIIKALEANGGQCLITADHGNVEQMLSDDGSQPLTSHTIGPVPLVLFTPTKGVGIKEGALCDLAPTLLDMMGMEKPAEMTGVSLLTQA
- a CDS encoding murein hydrolase activator EnvC family protein; its protein translation is MILLSRCLLLCLILLPSLGWSAGEPQTPEEAKQQIQTLQKDLKKLNGWLKDLKSERSDVEKQLEGKEKDIQELLKKIQGIQDGLKKGEKQLGELRIQQRSLQLSIQQQNEQIAAQLRAVYRSGNEESVKLLLNGDSSEDAQRLVQYNRYFSNARQSLINGFINEVSDLSLVEKSIRSHRAQQAREETLLKAERSRLTGQQADRRNLLAKLDSDLAKGDKRSKQLLKDQQNLQEMLQRLEEVLADIKIPDQDVPFSSQRGKLVRPLRVVAELPIDGSINLGGVTLRAKEGEPVHAIFQGRVVFSDWMRGFGFLLILDHGDGYMSLYGYNQSLLKEVGEWVGANDTVAMAGSTGGRPDTALFFAIRHNGTPLKPLSWVNAG
- a CDS encoding S41 family peptidase; this encodes MINLLRQHIPFLFIVLFAQPVFSADTQEKSILPTAEIQSFVETFETIREGYVEVLSDEDILNKALKGMVSGLDPHSEYFTKSELVDFNELTSGNYAGIGVEVEMRDNHLIIVTPVDASAAAEAGILPGDVIIKIDNTLITDLGMQDIVTLMRGEIGTTVTLDIERDGDVKHYELTRRLVEDKSVTEKWLDDGIAYFRLSQFQGDSASEFYQSIDKLEQERTIKGVVLDLRNNPGGVLQSAVGVVDAFIDKGMIVYTNGRHEMSKGQFMATKKNTKLGTVPLVVLINEGSASASEIVAGALQDHQRAVILGTETFGKGSVQTVVPLSNGDAVKLTTALYYTPNGRSIQAQGITPDLVVPQATLTFEKGQFFIKEAELKGHLDNGTGGKERTSADVKSDISELAQTDFQLFQAVTILKTLPKLVQKQ
- a CDS encoding divergent polysaccharide deacetylase family protein translates to MVNTRLVDLKKVSVVMFFLFSLYGWANELDSIADRAQTVISNDDDAVQLEETQIIEQETPIFFEVPTVLPEHLGPLVVPKKPSSEKASDSPVASTPPLLPNLPILDEPQPWVPTMVPFLDAPSLHQYDSHSKDKPLSPIVKPELDRKVPEGKVIPAKILAVDMHPKRARIAILIDDLGYSRQGMASSLALPYEVALAILPETPFALPTALTAKEQGRITLLHAPMENQRELKLGPGGLYANMTEHQLKVTLNKDLDGLPGIQGVNNHMGSLLTTKADSMKWVMEVLKDRSLFFIDSLTSPKSVAKKIAQEYGLKTVSRDVFLDNIRTEKAIDRQFSRLIKLARRHGSALAIGHPYPETMAYLKKRLNHLEADGVRLVRLSDVLETMPQHTKE
- a CDS encoding branched-chain amino acid ABC transporter substrate-binding protein, producing the protein MSNAVIKKTLISLAVAGAVTMAHADVVIGVAGPHTGAYAAFGEQLWKGAEKAAADINAAGGLNGEMIKLIKADDACEPKQAVSIANRLVDSDGALAVVGHFCSSSSIPASRIYEEAGVLMVTPASTAPMLTDQGFPNVYRVCGRDDQQGDVAASYIVDTLGAKRVAVIHDKDTYGKGLADAMKSTLNAYGLKEVMYEGLTRGEKDFNAVITKIRSVDADVVYFGGLHSEAGPLVRQLREQGSKAIFMSGDGIVSDEFVSVAGSPEYVEGVLMTFGASPTSYPAGKKVIKEFRDGGYEPEGYTLYSYTAMQVVAAALSNNNLDPVKASEWLKSNSVSTVMGKKDFDEKGDLTVSDYVMYEWDAQGKYHQVN